One genomic window of Desulfovibrio psychrotolerans includes the following:
- a CDS encoding RNA recognition motif domain-containing protein codes for MSKNIYVGNLAWSAKDEDLRTLFSSYGTVLSAKVVEDRETGRSRGFGFVEMEAADALQAIEALNGQNFQGRDLRVNEAQPRERRPRY; via the coding sequence ATGTCGAAGAACATTTATGTTGGAAATCTGGCCTGGTCCGCGAAGGATGAAGATTTGCGTACCCTTTTTTCTTCCTATGGTACCGTGCTTTCCGCCAAGGTGGTAGAAGACCGCGAGACCGGGCGTTCGCGCGGTTTCGGGTTTGTGGAGATGGAAGCCGCCGATGCTTTGCAGGCGATTGAAGCCCTGAACGGGCAGAACTTTCAGGGACGCGATCTGCGCGTGAACGAGGCACAGCCCCGCGAACGCCGTCCCCGCTACTAG
- the argH gene encoding argininosuccinate lyase, with protein MAEKKMWGGRFRQKTAARVEEYTQSVSYDRLMYRQDIAGSMAHARMLARQGVISAQDAEQIVDGLERIRQEIESGQFVWRAELEDVHMNIESRLSELVGDAGKRLHTGRSRNDQVALDFRLYVSDAVREWQELVRGVIAELVKQAEQHVDTLLPGCTHMQPAQPVSLGHHLLAYAWMLRRDYDRLADCDRRTRVCPLGAAALAGTTYPLDPASVAEELGMHGTFRNSMDAVSDRDFALEALFCASLIMAHLSRFCEEMIIWANPNFGYIYLPDAYATGSSIMPQKKNPDVAEIMRGKVGRVYGALMTLLTTVKGLPMTYNRDLQEDKEPFMDTDRTVSASLSLMAGMLSELRFNTGRMASVLRSGFLNATELADYLVGKGIPFREAHHLTGAAVALAEDRGKPLEDLTMDEFRTISECIDDDVYAVLAYDAAVARRRTQGGTGPDSVRAQIAELADWLE; from the coding sequence ATGGCAGAAAAGAAGATGTGGGGCGGGCGGTTCCGCCAGAAGACCGCCGCAAGGGTGGAGGAATACACCCAGTCCGTTTCATACGACAGGCTTATGTATCGGCAGGATATTGCCGGGTCCATGGCGCATGCCCGCATGCTGGCGCGGCAGGGCGTTATCTCCGCGCAGGACGCGGAACAGATTGTGGACGGGCTTGAGCGCATCCGGCAGGAGATTGAATCCGGCCAGTTTGTGTGGCGTGCGGAACTGGAAGACGTGCACATGAATATTGAGAGCCGCCTTTCCGAACTGGTGGGCGATGCGGGCAAGCGCCTGCATACCGGCCGATCGCGCAACGATCAGGTGGCGCTGGATTTCCGGCTCTACGTTTCAGACGCCGTGCGAGAATGGCAGGAACTGGTGCGCGGGGTGATTGCGGAACTGGTGAAGCAGGCGGAACAGCACGTGGATACGCTGCTGCCCGGCTGCACCCATATGCAACCCGCACAGCCTGTGAGCCTGGGGCATCATCTGCTTGCCTATGCATGGATGTTGCGCCGCGACTATGACCGTCTTGCGGATTGCGACAGGCGCACGCGCGTGTGCCCCCTTGGTGCAGCCGCCCTTGCGGGCACCACGTATCCGCTGGACCCTGCGTCCGTGGCGGAGGAACTGGGCATGCACGGCACTTTCCGCAATTCCATGGATGCCGTATCGGACAGGGATTTCGCCTTGGAAGCCCTGTTCTGTGCCTCGCTGATCATGGCACATCTTTCCCGCTTCTGTGAGGAGATGATCATTTGGGCGAACCCGAACTTCGGCTATATTTACCTGCCGGATGCCTATGCCACCGGTTCCAGCATAATGCCGCAGAAGAAGAATCCGGACGTGGCGGAGATTATGCGCGGCAAGGTGGGGCGTGTTTACGGTGCGCTCATGACCCTGCTGACCACGGTCAAAGGGCTGCCCATGACCTACAACCGCGACCTTCAGGAAGACAAGGAACCGTTCATGGATACGGACAGAACCGTATCCGCATCCCTGTCGCTCATGGCGGGTATGCTCTCGGAACTGCGGTTCAACACGGGGCGTATGGCGAGCGTTCTGCGTTCCGGTTTTCTGAATGCCACGGAGCTTGCGGACTATCTTGTGGGCAAGGGCATTCCCTTCCGCGAGGCGCACCATCTTACCGGTGCGGCGGTTGCGCTGGCAGAAGACCGGGGCAAACCGCTGGAAGACCTTACCATGGATGAATTCCGCACCATCTCCGAGTGTATTGATGACGATGTGTACGCGGTTCTGGCATATGATGCGGCTGTTGCCCGTCGCAGAACGCAGGGCGGCACCGGGCCGGATTCTGTCCGGGCGCAGATTGCTGAGCTTGCGGACTGGCTGGAGTAG
- a CDS encoding argininosuccinate synthase has translation MSKDIKKVVLAYSGGLDTSVILKWIALTYNCEVVTLTADLGQEEDLDGVDAKALATGASRAYVEDLREEFARDFIYPMMRANAVYEGRYLLGTSIARPLIAKRLVEIAHQEGAQAVAHGATGKGNDQVRFELAAMALDPRLKVIAPWREWNFRSRTDLTNFAQEHGIPLPVAASRKQYSMDRNMLHCSFEGGELEDPWSEPLEGSYLMAVPMEKAPDTPEYIELEYLNGDAVALNGEQLSPAAMIKALNTLGGKHGIGRLDMVENRFVGIKSRGVYETPGGTILYNAHRDLEGICLDRESMHLRDSLITRYSECVYNGFWFAPEREALQKLIDETQRNVTGTVRMKLYKGHAVPVGRKSPYSLYRMDLATFEEDEVYNQADAAGFIRLQGLRLLGYKK, from the coding sequence ATGAGCAAGGATATAAAGAAGGTTGTGCTCGCCTATTCCGGCGGGCTTGATACGTCTGTGATCCTCAAGTGGATCGCCCTTACCTACAACTGCGAGGTGGTAACCCTTACCGCCGATCTGGGACAGGAAGAAGACCTTGACGGCGTGGATGCCAAGGCTTTGGCCACCGGTGCTTCCCGTGCGTATGTGGAAGACCTGCGCGAGGAGTTTGCCCGCGACTTCATCTATCCGATGATGCGCGCCAACGCCGTGTACGAAGGGCGCTATCTGCTGGGTACCTCCATTGCACGACCGCTTATTGCCAAGCGTCTGGTGGAAATAGCGCATCAGGAAGGCGCACAGGCCGTGGCGCACGGCGCCACGGGCAAGGGGAACGATCAGGTTCGCTTTGAACTTGCGGCCATGGCGCTGGACCCCAGACTGAAGGTTATTGCCCCGTGGCGCGAGTGGAACTTCCGTTCCCGCACCGACCTTACCAATTTTGCTCAGGAGCACGGCATTCCGCTGCCGGTGGCCGCATCGCGCAAGCAGTACAGCATGGACCGCAACATGCTCCACTGCTCCTTTGAGGGCGGCGAACTGGAAGACCCGTGGAGCGAACCGCTGGAAGGCTCGTACCTTATGGCTGTTCCCATGGAAAAGGCCCCGGACACTCCGGAATACATCGAACTGGAGTATCTGAACGGCGATGCAGTGGCCCTGAACGGCGAACAGCTTTCTCCCGCTGCCATGATAAAGGCGCTGAACACGCTGGGCGGCAAGCACGGCATTGGCCGTCTGGACATGGTGGAGAACCGCTTTGTGGGCATTAAGTCGCGCGGGGTGTACGAAACGCCCGGCGGCACTATTCTGTACAACGCCCACCGTGATCTGGAAGGCATCTGCCTTGACCGTGAATCCATGCACCTGCGCGACTCGCTCATCACCCGGTATTCCGAATGCGTGTACAACGGGTTCTGGTTCGCGCCGGAGCGCGAGGCGTTGCAGAAGCTCATAGACGAAACGCAGCGTAACGTTACCGGCACCGTGCGTATGAAGCTCTACAAGGGGCATGCCGTTCCGGTGGGGCGCAAGTCTCCCTATTCCCTCTACCGCATGGACCTTGCCACCTTTGAGGAGGACGAGGTGTACAATCAGGCGGACGCGGCGGGTTTCATCCGCCTGCAGGGGCTGCGGCTGCTCGGCTACAAGAAGTAG
- the argF gene encoding ornithine carbamoyltransferase, which translates to MTRHFTKIRDLGCESAHRLLVRAKEMKDTDFRSDLMQGKTAILLFEKASTRTRVSFETALFHLGAKTIFMTPAESQLGRSEPLKDTARVLSRYNDCMIVRTFGQEKIDELVRYGTIPVVNALTDQGHPCQVMSDLLTIYERTPDLSKVRVAWIGDGNNMANSWIEAAIYFRFELFMAFPQGYEPDKSLLTLALQAGAKIFCTNDPQMAIDGAHYVNTDVWASMGQEAEQKRREKAFAGFMVDEQLMKYAAADAKFMHCLPAHRGEEVSEGVFESPASIVFDQAENRLHMQKAILEWIFS; encoded by the coding sequence ATGACCAGACACTTCACGAAAATACGGGACTTGGGCTGTGAGAGCGCGCATCGGCTTTTGGTCCGCGCCAAGGAAATGAAGGACACGGATTTCCGCAGCGATCTTATGCAGGGCAAAACCGCCATTCTGCTGTTCGAGAAAGCCTCTACCCGGACCCGCGTGTCCTTTGAGACCGCTCTGTTCCATCTGGGAGCCAAGACAATTTTCATGACGCCCGCCGAAAGCCAGCTCGGCCGCAGCGAACCGCTGAAGGATACCGCGCGGGTTCTTTCCCGCTATAATGACTGCATGATCGTGCGGACCTTCGGGCAGGAAAAGATTGACGAGCTGGTGCGTTATGGCACCATTCCTGTGGTGAACGCGCTGACCGATCAGGGGCATCCCTGCCAGGTGATGAGCGACCTGCTCACCATATATGAGCGCACACCGGACCTCAGCAAGGTGCGCGTGGCATGGATTGGCGACGGCAACAACATGGCCAATTCGTGGATTGAAGCCGCCATCTATTTCCGGTTTGAACTGTTCATGGCCTTCCCGCAGGGATACGAGCCGGACAAGAGCCTGCTCACACTGGCGTTGCAGGCCGGGGCCAAGATATTCTGCACCAATGATCCGCAGATGGCCATTGACGGTGCACACTACGTGAATACGGACGTGTGGGCCTCTATGGGGCAGGAAGCGGAGCAGAAACGCCGCGAAAAGGCCTTTGCGGGCTTTATGGTGGATGAGCAGCTGATGAAGTATGCGGCGGCCGATGCCAAGTTCATGCATTGCCTGCCCGCGCACCGGGGCGAAGAGGTGAGCGAGGGCGTGTTTGAAAGCCCTGCTTCCATTGTTTTTGATCAGGCGGAGAACCGCCTGCATATGCAAAAGGCCATTCTGGAGTGGATTTTCTCCTGA
- a CDS encoding glycosyltransferase family 4 protein — protein MQESPRPPVALFVKTFSRYGGVEQFCYRFTEYLKQRGYPVTVFCGEDMSDEAQAGHPRPEVTTVGMWRPGRFLKHFSLYQKMGRRLAHLPPETVSFCFGNFAGCSIYRSGGPHVDFMRRSLRAQRSPLRRLGKALSRAFSPVNWLLPMLDVSIYSHPRTRCILAISEKVREAAETAFPGTRGKVVVIPNGVDTSRFNPARLEELREQARIWYSLREGQKAVGFCSTNFELKGLDRLIKALPLLPQEYVVIAAGGRNHAKYIEYARKLKVHERIFFPGKVEDMPKFYAALDVFCHPSFYDTFGSVVAEALAMGVPAVTTRDVGACDLITNGVNGVVVPVPEPEALANAILDLQGITAGQNFGSVQDDTEVFSRYVELIERVARVR, from the coding sequence ATGCAGGAATCTCCACGCCCTCCGGTTGCCCTGTTCGTAAAAACCTTCTCCCGCTACGGCGGGGTGGAGCAGTTTTGCTACAGGTTCACGGAATACCTCAAGCAGCGGGGGTATCCCGTAACCGTGTTCTGCGGCGAAGATATGTCCGACGAGGCACAGGCAGGCCATCCGCGCCCGGAAGTAACCACCGTGGGCATGTGGCGCCCCGGTCGCTTTCTCAAGCATTTCAGCCTATATCAAAAGATGGGACGACGCCTCGCCCACCTGCCCCCGGAAACGGTATCCTTCTGCTTCGGCAACTTTGCCGGGTGCAGCATCTACCGCTCCGGCGGCCCCCATGTAGACTTCATGCGGCGCAGCCTGCGGGCACAGCGGTCTCCCCTGCGCAGACTGGGCAAGGCTCTCAGCCGAGCGTTTTCACCGGTTAACTGGCTTCTGCCCATGCTGGATGTTTCCATATACTCCCACCCGCGCACCCGCTGCATCCTCGCTATTTCCGAAAAAGTGCGCGAGGCGGCGGAAACAGCCTTTCCCGGCACGCGGGGCAAGGTGGTCGTCATCCCCAACGGCGTGGACACATCGCGCTTCAATCCCGCCCGTCTGGAAGAACTGCGGGAACAGGCACGCATATGGTATTCGCTGCGCGAGGGGCAAAAAGCCGTGGGGTTCTGTTCCACAAATTTCGAACTCAAGGGACTGGACAGGCTCATCAAGGCGCTCCCCCTGCTGCCGCAGGAATACGTCGTCATTGCCGCAGGCGGACGAAACCACGCCAAATACATCGAATACGCCAGAAAGCTGAAGGTGCATGAGCGCATCTTTTTCCCGGGCAAGGTAGAAGATATGCCCAAATTCTACGCCGCGCTGGACGTGTTCTGCCACCCCTCGTTCTACGACACCTTTGGCAGCGTGGTGGCAGAGGCGCTTGCCATGGGCGTGCCCGCCGTCACCACGCGCGATGTGGGTGCCTGCGACCTCATCACCAACGGCGTAAACGGCGTTGTAGTGCCGGTTCCGGAACCGGAGGCGCTTGCAAACGCCATTCTGGACCTGCAAGGAATCACCGCCGGACAGAATTTCGGCAGCGTTCAGGACGATACCGAAGTATTTTCGCGTTACGTGGAACTCATAGAGCGCGTGGCGCGCGTGCGCTGA
- a CDS encoding glycosyltransferase family 2 protein, with protein sequence MQNTDTDVSLLIPAYKPEWFEQCLRSCLAQTLPAREIIISDDCPTDDIRRIVEPHLADPRLRYVRNTPSLGLAANYLQLARLASCRWLKFFDDDDILHPEGLERLMRRTDASVSLVLGGCRMLKENGAVMEKREPLPPRTQGMDYFLRTYAKVPLTLFSRMLIRADVAKALLAEDIPPRMISLDELMGLRAALAGDVAWEPAIICDHRDFSGGYSRNREPQVLMDDLAFVTNPHDHALKAQLAPPAALRRWRSTMVRKYARGAISKFIKHKDRQGLRTFLRHLYARFGLLAVRCALSPRLLVKYGKSLLPYQ encoded by the coding sequence ATGCAGAATACGGACACAGACGTCTCGCTCCTCATCCCCGCCTACAAGCCGGAATGGTTTGAACAGTGCCTGCGCAGTTGCCTTGCCCAGACCCTGCCCGCACGGGAGATCATCATTTCGGACGACTGTCCCACAGACGACATCCGGCGCATTGTGGAGCCGCACCTTGCAGACCCGCGCCTGCGTTACGTGCGCAACACGCCGTCGCTGGGACTGGCGGCCAACTACCTGCAGCTTGCCCGCCTCGCCTCCTGCCGCTGGCTGAAATTTTTTGATGATGACGACATCCTGCACCCTGAAGGGCTGGAGCGGCTCATGCGCCGCACCGATGCCAGTGTCAGCCTCGTGCTCGGCGGCTGCCGTATGCTCAAGGAAAACGGCGCGGTCATGGAAAAACGGGAGCCGCTGCCCCCGCGCACGCAGGGCATGGACTATTTTCTGCGAACCTATGCCAAGGTGCCGCTCACGCTGTTCTCGCGCATGCTCATCCGAGCCGATGTGGCAAAGGCCCTGCTCGCGGAAGACATCCCGCCCCGGATGATCAGCCTTGACGAACTGATGGGGCTGCGTGCCGCTCTGGCGGGTGACGTGGCATGGGAACCCGCCATCATATGCGACCACAGAGATTTTTCCGGCGGCTATTCGCGCAACAGGGAACCGCAGGTGCTCATGGACGACCTCGCCTTCGTGACAAACCCGCATGACCATGCCCTGAAGGCGCAACTGGCCCCGCCCGCCGCCCTGCGCCGCTGGCGGTCGACCATGGTGCGCAAGTACGCGCGCGGTGCCATAAGCAAATTCATCAAACACAAAGACAGGCAGGGGTTGCGCACGTTTCTCCGGCACCTGTACGCCCGCTTCGGGCTGCTTGCCGTGCGCTGTGCGCTGTCGCCCCGCCTGCTTGTCAAATACGGCAAAAGCCTTTTACCATACCAGTGA
- a CDS encoding glycosyltransferase translates to MRKPVLFRVTNNLNIGGVQRRIRSVLPLLTDTFDVHVVTYKDKGIFWEELPHHGVQTHFVPLNGKWDMGGIRRMAALFRQCGTDIVHTHSLGGNISGILAAALAKVPVRIGQVHHRGVHWYARSPLHRWKQKAEETLIHRLFTDKVLHVSQESLDYFAQQTGLPSGKLAVLHNGVDFNAMLPDTDPAALRASLSIARHKTIIGFVGRLVEGKGVEFCMEFAKQCLAASDRYAFVIVGGAPEEKLRSLRKAASGWGDGASVVFTGERKDVANFYNLFDLYFFPSDAEWEGMPGVVLEACSFGLPVLARETAPVREISAYYPRILFMDDNTAPPAALEAALRLPAADQLAFRDRFSIEAMAERTRALYLALLHNRAQEHPAR, encoded by the coding sequence ATGCGCAAACCAGTTCTCTTCCGGGTTACAAACAATCTCAATATCGGCGGTGTGCAGCGGCGCATCCGCTCCGTGCTGCCCCTGCTGACCGATACGTTTGACGTGCACGTGGTCACCTACAAAGACAAGGGAATCTTCTGGGAAGAACTCCCCCACCACGGCGTGCAGACGCATTTTGTCCCCCTGAACGGCAAGTGGGACATGGGCGGCATCCGGCGCATGGCAGCACTCTTCCGCCAGTGCGGGACCGATATCGTGCACACCCACTCTCTGGGCGGCAACATTTCAGGCATTCTGGCCGCCGCACTGGCAAAAGTGCCCGTCCGCATCGGGCAGGTGCACCACCGCGGCGTGCACTGGTACGCCCGCAGCCCCCTGCACCGCTGGAAGCAGAAGGCAGAAGAAACCCTTATCCACCGCCTGTTCACGGACAAGGTACTGCACGTTTCGCAGGAATCGCTGGACTATTTCGCACAGCAGACCGGGCTGCCCTCCGGCAAGCTCGCCGTGCTGCACAACGGTGTGGACTTCAATGCCATGCTGCCCGACACAGACCCGGCCGCCCTGCGCGCCTCGCTGAGCATTGCCCGCCACAAAACCATCATAGGCTTCGTGGGCAGGCTGGTAGAAGGCAAGGGCGTGGAGTTCTGCATGGAATTCGCAAAACAGTGCCTTGCCGCTTCAGACCGCTACGCCTTTGTTATCGTGGGCGGAGCACCGGAAGAAAAGCTCCGCTCACTGCGCAAGGCCGCCTCAGGCTGGGGCGACGGGGCAAGCGTGGTCTTCACGGGTGAGCGCAAAGACGTGGCCAACTTCTACAACCTGTTCGACCTCTATTTCTTCCCGTCCGATGCGGAATGGGAAGGCATGCCCGGCGTCGTGCTGGAAGCATGCTCCTTCGGTCTGCCGGTGCTGGCGCGCGAGACCGCCCCCGTGCGCGAGATATCCGCCTACTATCCCCGCATCCTGTTCATGGATGACAATACGGCCCCGCCTGCCGCCCTGGAAGCCGCCCTGCGCCTGCCCGCCGCAGACCAGCTGGCCTTCCGCGACCGCTTCAGCATAGAGGCCATGGCGGAACGCACTCGGGCGCTCTACCTTGCCCTGCTCCACAACCGCGCGCAGGAACATCCTGCCCGCTAG
- a CDS encoding UPF0280 family protein, which produces MNNNVFLSPLRHYRQQYTRHAGEHAFQVVVEETDLHVTASADLAADMGRYVSALRGQLKAYMLLHPEFLTSRVPVEVPASAAPIIRRMAHAAAIAGVGPMAAVAGTISQMVCEEFAAQSPELIVENGGDVYMLSTRDRVAGLLPDPHSDATIGIVVHAHEFPVSICASSATIGHSLSLGKGDLVAVRSRCGSLADACATALCNLLTAPDAITLVTERAAALEAQGIEGVFAQCGGRVAIWGKMELAVV; this is translated from the coding sequence ATGAACAACAACGTATTCCTCAGCCCCTTGCGGCACTACAGGCAGCAATACACCCGGCACGCAGGCGAGCACGCGTTTCAGGTGGTCGTGGAAGAAACGGACCTGCACGTAACCGCAAGCGCAGACCTTGCCGCAGACATGGGCCGCTACGTCTCCGCCTTACGCGGGCAGCTCAAGGCATACATGCTGCTGCATCCGGAATTCCTCACAAGCCGTGTGCCCGTAGAGGTTCCCGCCTCTGCGGCCCCCATAATCCGCCGCATGGCCCATGCCGCCGCCATCGCCGGAGTCGGCCCCATGGCCGCTGTGGCAGGAACCATTTCCCAGATGGTATGCGAAGAGTTTGCCGCACAAAGCCCGGAACTCATCGTGGAAAACGGCGGCGATGTGTACATGCTCTCCACCCGCGACCGCGTTGCGGGTCTGCTGCCCGACCCGCACAGCGATGCCACCATCGGCATTGTCGTACACGCGCACGAATTTCCCGTGAGCATATGCGCCTCTTCGGCCACCATCGGCCACTCGCTGAGTCTGGGCAAAGGCGACCTTGTGGCCGTGCGTTCCCGCTGCGGCAGCCTTGCGGACGCCTGTGCCACCGCCCTGTGCAACCTGCTCACCGCGCCGGATGCCATAACGCTGGTCACAGAACGCGCCGCCGCCCTCGAAGCACAGGGCATCGAGGGCGTGTTCGCACAATGCGGCGGGCGTGTCGCCATTTGGGGGAAGATGGAACTGGCGGTGGTGTAG
- a CDS encoding MerR family transcriptional regulator, with the protein MRESYSLREIGRQLDIPPSTISYYKDRFVRFIPVAGGRGRRVRYTAEAVVLFREIREMFTRNWSAEEVEERLFAMCQGVSGDVEAAAGDPASSASSANSVGSHGLIGSHGLIGPHGQAGQAGSVFQADRSAGQRGSGGVSSPSGTAAFGSSSAAGAAADRQGFHSSVRPGQHTLVQELSGILDTMSSVLEVQSHLRAEVAALRGEVAHLRQERADLVRGYEERLAELDAELERFRRERADMVGQFLDDYYAATGSGRAASSVSGGHGGATVMPERALMEQPLVVRSGGEYLGVAGKGKPFSLHELIGLIRRNAGTQKVQGMDWQHAEGVWQLRILSQDDAGKGHEYRLEVVHTITPSKNAVTELRSMHVDGEQVPDKFVLMLFKNVKEGLER; encoded by the coding sequence ATGAGAGAATCGTACAGCCTGAGAGAGATTGGGCGGCAGCTTGATATTCCGCCCTCCACCATCTCGTACTACAAGGACAGGTTTGTCCGGTTTATCCCCGTTGCGGGCGGTAGGGGGCGGCGCGTGCGGTATACTGCCGAGGCAGTGGTTCTATTCAGGGAGATACGGGAAATGTTCACCAGAAACTGGTCGGCTGAAGAGGTCGAGGAACGGCTTTTTGCCATGTGTCAGGGCGTTTCCGGGGATGTGGAGGCTGCTGCGGGTGATCCTGCCAGCTCTGCAAGTTCTGCCAACTCTGTCGGTTCGCACGGCTTGATAGGTTCGCATGGTTTGATCGGTCCGCATGGTCAAGCCGGGCAGGCCGGGTCCGTCTTTCAGGCTGACCGCTCTGCGGGGCAGCGGGGTTCCGGCGGGGTTTCTTCTCCTTCCGGCACGGCGGCGTTCGGTTCCTCTTCCGCCGCAGGCGCAGCAGCGGACAGGCAGGGCTTTCACAGCAGCGTGCGCCCCGGTCAGCATACGCTTGTGCAGGAGCTTTCCGGCATACTGGACACCATGTCTTCCGTTCTTGAGGTGCAATCGCACCTGCGGGCAGAGGTGGCGGCATTGCGCGGCGAGGTGGCGCATCTGCGTCAGGAGCGGGCGGACCTAGTGCGCGGTTATGAAGAACGGCTTGCGGAACTGGATGCGGAGCTTGAGCGGTTCCGGCGCGAGCGCGCGGATATGGTGGGCCAGTTTCTGGACGATTACTATGCGGCGACGGGAAGCGGACGTGCTGCTTCCTCTGTGTCTGGCGGGCATGGAGGCGCTACGGTCATGCCTGAGCGCGCGCTTATGGAGCAGCCGCTGGTGGTCCGCTCCGGAGGGGAGTATCTTGGTGTGGCGGGCAAGGGCAAGCCGTTTTCGCTGCATGAGCTTATAGGTCTTATCCGCCGCAACGCGGGCACCCAGAAGGTGCAGGGAATGGACTGGCAGCATGCCGAAGGCGTGTGGCAGCTGCGCATTCTTTCGCAGGACGATGCAGGCAAGGGCCACGAGTACCGGCTGGAGGTGGTGCACACGATAACCCCCAGCAAAAACGCGGTGACGGAACTGCGCAGCATGCACGTGGACGGCGAGCAGGTGCCTGATAAATTTGTTCTTATGCTCTTCAAGAATGTGAAGGAAGGGCTGGAGCGGTAG